Proteins from a genomic interval of Desulfobacterales bacterium:
- a CDS encoding cob(I)yrinic acid a,c-diamide adenosyltransferase: MTKIYTGTGDKGKTSLFSGERISKADDQIDAYGDLDELNSILGALAAHLSAEEKLVVELQQIQSDLLQAGSWLATRPGSAAIDSLEEITAEQIVFLEEAIDRYQKELPELKAFILPGGHITAAWSHVARTVCRRCERKAIALMGQHAKAKTDAPYQRVLVFLNRLSDYLFVLARHCNHLHGVADKPWKP; this comes from the coding sequence ATGACGAAGATTTACACCGGAACCGGCGACAAAGGCAAAACCAGTTTATTCAGCGGCGAACGCATATCAAAAGCTGATGACCAAATCGACGCTTACGGTGATCTGGATGAGCTCAACTCAATCCTGGGTGCCCTGGCAGCCCACCTTTCCGCAGAAGAAAAACTGGTTGTTGAACTGCAGCAAATCCAATCAGACCTTCTTCAGGCTGGGTCCTGGCTTGCCACCCGCCCGGGCTCTGCCGCGATTGATTCCCTTGAAGAAATAACGGCGGAGCAAATTGTTTTTTTAGAAGAAGCCATTGACCGCTACCAAAAAGAACTGCCGGAGCTAAAGGCATTTATACTGCCGGGCGGCCATATCACTGCTGCCTGGTCCCATGTCGCACGGACGGTTTGCCGCCGCTGTGAACGCAAAGCAATAGCGCTTATGGGCCAGCACGCAAAGGCAAAAACTGACGCGCCCTATCAACGCGTCTTGGTTTTTTTAAATCGCCTGTCGGATTATTTGTTTGTGTTGGCCCGTCATTGCAATCACCTTCATGGTGTTGCAGATAAACCCTGGAAACCCTGA
- a CDS encoding FAD-binding oxidoreductase gives MKTHVATHSAVLLKRHWISAKTFEIIISKPPGFEFEPGQRISLSLGGHARDYSIASAANEPELIFCIRSVAGGKLSTLLSVADIGTPLSVNGPHGYFSFKSSSRPAVFVATGTGIAPFCSMSRSGISDFTLLHGVHLTEDLYYANQFQQNARTYVPCLTETAQLPQNAFKGKVTEYLEQHLASGAYDFYLCGRHEMIRDATLIIDERFPDSLVYTEMFY, from the coding sequence TTGAAAACCCATGTAGCAACCCATTCTGCTGTCCTGCTGAAACGTCATTGGATTTCGGCGAAAACATTTGAAATCATAATCAGCAAGCCGCCCGGGTTTGAATTTGAGCCGGGCCAGCGCATCAGTTTGAGCTTGGGTGGGCATGCAAGAGATTACTCCATCGCATCGGCAGCAAATGAGCCTGAGCTGATATTTTGTATCCGCAGCGTAGCCGGCGGTAAATTATCCACGCTTCTCAGCGTCGCTGATATCGGGACTCCTCTTTCTGTTAATGGCCCCCACGGTTATTTTAGTTTCAAATCCTCTTCTCGACCGGCGGTGTTTGTGGCAACCGGCACCGGCATTGCACCATTTTGCTCAATGTCTCGTTCAGGTATATCAGACTTTACGCTTCTGCATGGTGTCCATTTAACGGAAGATCTCTATTATGCGAATCAGTTTCAACAAAATGCCCGCACCTATGTTCCCTGCCTGACGGAAACCGCTCAACTACCGCAAAATGCGTTTAAAGGAAAGGTCACTGAATATCTTGAACAGCATTTGGCTTCCGGTGCCTATGATTTTTACCTTTGCGGTCGGCATGAAATGATCAGAGATGCCACCCTGATCATCGATGAGCGCTTCCCCGATTCTCTGGTATACACTGAGATGTTCTACTGA
- a CDS encoding nitroreductase family protein, translating to MEFMEVIKSRRSCRAFEPDPVPQEQLAAIMEAGQWAPSPLHALPWEYIVVTDPGVKAKIKEVSEAAKQAVLDGGGPGFAAKYPMDFLEQAPVLIVVVFDPTKKGLGDFFNQKYGAIQAVSACVQNMMLAAAEYGLGSLFFTWFDPDKMQPVLNIPQNLEIAAIIPIGKPKGEVKAPPRPEPKVHYEGFSASE from the coding sequence ATGGAATTTATGGAAGTGATTAAATCCCGCAGAAGTTGCCGTGCATTTGAACCGGATCCGGTCCCCCAGGAACAACTGGCCGCCATCATGGAAGCCGGTCAATGGGCGCCAAGCCCTCTGCACGCCCTGCCCTGGGAATATATTGTCGTCACCGATCCCGGTGTTAAAGCAAAAATCAAAGAGGTTTCCGAAGCAGCCAAACAGGCTGTTTTAGATGGTGGCGGACCGGGGTTTGCAGCCAAATACCCAATGGATTTTTTGGAACAGGCGCCCGTGCTAATTGTTGTGGTTTTTGATCCGACGAAAAAGGGATTAGGAGACTTTTTTAATCAGAAATACGGCGCCATACAGGCAGTTTCAGCCTGCGTTCAAAACATGATGCTGGCCGCTGCGGAATATGGATTGGGGTCGTTATTTTTTACCTGGTTTGATCCTGATAAAATGCAACCGGTTTTAAACATCCCGCAAAATCTCGAAATTGCAGCGATCATTCCGATTGGAAAACCCAAAGGAGAGGTAAAGGCGCCGCCCCGCCCTGAGCCAAAGGTTCATTACGAGGGATTTAGCGCCTCTGAATAA
- a CDS encoding AMP-binding protein, with the protein MSQTTTNLEKELTFTRFDQMSERYPDNTAVIYLGQQFSFSRIRDLSERFAGALQDLGVKKGDRVMIYIPNCIQWVIAFLGIQKMGAVLVPVSPIYTSHELDYMIKDSGAETIICQDTNFCYASDVFAESGLKRIIVTNLVDLLPFWKRYLGFLFDKIPNGKVERTEGVFEFKKLLTHSPKSSQIEIDPWKDLAYILYTGGTTGFPKGVPGNHIGMVSYVNDITDDVAAGHLKEGEDVYIAINPLFHIMALGLFIAVGLNKGNTAVLMPMPQVDAILETIQRNRVRWFLGVPALYRMILENDRLEKYDLSTLRYCYCGGDVLPIEVFNRWQEHLGIPIYQVYGSTEAGHVTYSRINEDPKPTTLGLPLKSRECIVVDPDTLDPVAIGEIGELLVTSPYTLKEYWNKPEETRQAYIELNNKIYYRMGDYVRQDEDGEIIYVERSADIIKHKAFRISASEVEAVLQDHPTVIGACVVGVPDEKVGERVKAIVVMKEDARGVGGAELQQWCRDRLAPYKVPGYIEFRDMLPKSKVGKLLRREIRDEERRRISKDKTAS; encoded by the coding sequence ATGAGTCAGACGACAACAAATTTAGAGAAAGAATTAACCTTTACACGCTTTGATCAGATGAGTGAGCGCTATCCAGATAACACTGCTGTTATTTATCTGGGACAGCAGTTTTCATTTTCCAGAATTAGGGACCTCAGTGAACGCTTTGCCGGCGCTTTGCAGGATTTAGGCGTTAAAAAAGGCGACCGGGTGATGATCTACATTCCCAATTGCATTCAATGGGTCATCGCCTTTTTAGGGATTCAAAAAATGGGGGCTGTGCTTGTGCCCGTGTCCCCCATTTATACATCCCATGAACTTGATTATATGATTAAGGACTCCGGGGCCGAAACCATCATCTGCCAGGACACTAATTTTTGTTATGCCAGCGATGTTTTTGCTGAATCCGGGCTCAAACGCATTATTGTCACCAACCTGGTGGACCTTTTGCCTTTTTGGAAACGGTATCTGGGCTTTCTTTTTGACAAAATACCCAATGGCAAAGTCGAGCGGACAGAGGGCGTATTCGAATTTAAGAAATTGCTCACTCACTCACCAAAGTCATCACAAATTGAGATCGATCCCTGGAAGGACCTGGCATATATATTATATACCGGTGGTACGACCGGCTTTCCAAAGGGGGTTCCCGGCAATCACATTGGTATGGTCTCCTATGTGAATGATATCACCGATGACGTGGCTGCCGGCCATCTCAAAGAAGGCGAAGATGTGTATATCGCCATTAACCCGCTGTTTCACATTATGGCCTTGGGTTTATTTATAGCGGTGGGGCTTAACAAGGGCAATACCGCTGTATTGATGCCGATGCCCCAGGTTGATGCCATTCTTGAAACCATCCAGCGCAACCGGGTACGCTGGTTTCTGGGGGTACCAGCCCTGTACCGCATGATCCTAGAAAACGATCGTCTGGAAAAATATGACCTCAGCACTTTGCGTTACTGTTATTGCGGTGGCGATGTGTTGCCGATTGAAGTGTTTAACCGCTGGCAGGAGCATCTGGGCATTCCCATTTATCAGGTTTATGGCTCCACCGAAGCCGGCCACGTAACTTACAGCCGGATTAATGAAGACCCCAAGCCCACGACACTGGGGCTTCCGCTGAAAAGCAGGGAATGCATTGTGGTTGATCCCGATACACTTGATCCGGTTGCAATCGGAGAAATCGGCGAGCTGCTGGTCACATCCCCCTATACCCTCAAGGAATACTGGAACAAACCGGAAGAAACCCGGCAGGCCTATATCGAACTCAACAACAAAATCTACTACCGCATGGGCGATTATGTGCGCCAGGATGAGGATGGCGAAATCATATATGTGGAGCGTTCAGCCGATATTATCAAACACAAGGCTTTCCGCATATCGGCCTCGGAGGTTGAAGCGGTGCTGCAGGACCATCCCACGGTCATTGGTGCCTGCGTGGTCGGTGTTCCCGATGAGAAAGTTGGTGAGCGGGTCAAGGCCATCGTCGTGATGAAAGAAGATGCCCGCGGCGTTGGGGGTGCGGAACTGCAGCAATGGTGCCGCGACCGTCTAGCGCCGTATAAAGTCCCCGGATACATTGAATTTCGCGATATGCTACCCAAATCCAAAGTGGGCAAGCTGCTGCGGCGCGAAATCCGGGACGAAGAACGCCGTCGGATATCCAAGGACAAAACCGCGTCCTAA
- a CDS encoding ATP-binding cassette domain-containing protein — MLEANRLMVFYENMLALNNVSIRCGDNQIVGVFGANSAGKSTLMYTLSGIMEDIRKKEEMAGGERISVLGDITYLGENITDLKPSKRAKKGIVLCPERRRIFKECTVLDNLRIGGYLATPAQAKETLEYVFRVFPALEKLQKRIGGFLSGGEQQMLAIGRALMAQPKLLLLDEPLLGLSPLIQAVLVRATKEIRDEMGISIIVTEQYARPVLPIVDYAFILENGAAVLEGTREELMNNPDVRSAYFGI, encoded by the coding sequence ATGCTTGAGGCGAATCGGCTGATGGTGTTTTACGAAAACATGCTGGCCCTCAACAATGTCAGCATTCGGTGTGGCGACAATCAAATCGTGGGTGTTTTTGGCGCCAACAGCGCCGGTAAATCAACCCTGATGTACACCCTGTCGGGTATCATGGAAGATATCCGCAAAAAGGAGGAAATGGCCGGTGGTGAGCGCATCAGTGTTCTGGGCGACATTACCTATTTGGGCGAAAATATCACGGATCTGAAACCCAGCAAGAGAGCGAAAAAAGGTATCGTACTTTGCCCGGAAAGACGCCGAATTTTCAAGGAGTGCACGGTCCTGGATAATTTGCGGATTGGAGGCTATCTGGCAACACCCGCTCAAGCCAAAGAGACGTTGGAATATGTGTTTAGAGTCTTTCCGGCACTTGAAAAATTACAAAAACGAATTGGCGGTTTTTTAAGCGGGGGCGAACAACAAATGCTGGCCATCGGCAGAGCGTTGATGGCGCAGCCAAAACTGCTGCTGCTCGATGAACCGCTTTTGGGACTGAGTCCCTTGATTCAGGCGGTCCTGGTGCGGGCCACCAAAGAAATCCGCGATGAAATGGGCATTTCGATTATTGTGACCGAACAGTATGCGCGACCTGTTTTGCCGATCGTGGATTACGCCTTTATACTGGAAAACGGCGCCGCGGTTCTGGAAGGCACCCGCGAGGAGTTGATGAATAACCCGGATGTTAGGTCTGCCTATTTTGGCATCTAA
- a CDS encoding ABC transporter ATP-binding protein → MNPSTTPLLQIGEVTKSFGGIFALNEVSFDLHEGEILGIIGPNGSGKTTLVNCITGFIELTAGEVLYRGKKISGKPPHKIADMGITRTFQIMRPYYSLPAYKNLVIPLFSPRAKRTGGWRGGGKLGDRNTVSIDILEELGFERESFVPYKKASNLPTGYLKRLELARCLALNPEVIICDEVFSGLSMSEIASMVPLVERLQMEGITLIMIEHRLRELFQVANRIMVLNFGEKLIEGTAEEVMADEKVKEAYFGSEEVEEVMAHA, encoded by the coding sequence ATGAACCCATCAACAACACCATTGCTGCAGATCGGTGAGGTGACCAAATCCTTCGGCGGTATTTTTGCGCTCAATGAGGTCAGTTTCGATCTGCACGAAGGCGAAATTTTAGGGATTATCGGCCCCAATGGATCCGGCAAGACCACCCTGGTGAATTGCATTACCGGTTTTATTGAACTGACTGCCGGTGAAGTTCTTTACCGGGGAAAAAAAATATCCGGCAAACCACCCCATAAAATAGCTGATATGGGCATCACCCGCACATTTCAGATCATGCGCCCGTATTACAGCCTGCCGGCCTATAAGAACTTGGTGATTCCGCTATTTTCTCCGCGGGCTAAACGCACCGGTGGTTGGAGGGGCGGCGGCAAGCTCGGGGACCGAAACACGGTCAGCATCGACATTCTGGAAGAATTGGGCTTTGAGCGCGAATCTTTTGTGCCTTACAAAAAGGCCTCCAATTTACCGACCGGCTATCTTAAGCGTCTGGAGCTGGCCCGCTGCCTAGCCTTGAATCCGGAAGTGATCATCTGCGATGAGGTTTTCTCAGGGCTGAGTATGAGTGAGATTGCCAGCATGGTGCCATTGGTGGAGCGTTTGCAGATGGAAGGCATCACCCTGATTATGATCGAACACCGGCTCAGAGAGCTGTTTCAGGTGGCCAATCGGATTATGGTGCTCAATTTTGGTGAAAAGCTCATCGAAGGCACAGCTGAGGAAGTCATGGCAGACGAAAAAGTAAAAGAGGCTTATTTTGGATCCGAGGAGGTTGAGGAGGTCATGGCGCATGCTTGA
- a CDS encoding branched-chain amino acid ABC transporter permease encodes MNASKEQRRKERLDRGIKVRSEGIYALMSWRELSYLFLPRVALIGGLLILPLVMPSMYWQRVISIVCIYALLALSFDFLAHYVGLVSLGGAFFIGTGSYIAAILNTSFGLPPIFTIPIATVLGAVICTVLLLPCLPLRGVYFAIVTLMYPLLLARVIEALDVLGGTDGIVGIESFTNRWMEQYFIIVMVLVLLFGTRRLVNQDIGLVFRAVKDNDQSVRASGMSVTRYKTIAVFIASGIGCLAGAYLVHLYMWAGLSTLALDFSILPIAATVIGGSGTLVGPVLGAFILVPISELLRAFGTLRIVFYALILLAFIIFRSEGIMVYGQRKYHQFEKWIKV; translated from the coding sequence ATGAATGCATCAAAGGAGCAGCGCCGTAAGGAACGCTTGGACAGGGGAATCAAGGTTCGATCCGAAGGCATCTATGCTTTGATGTCCTGGCGGGAGCTGTCATATCTGTTTCTACCCCGGGTCGCGCTGATTGGCGGCCTGTTGATTTTGCCGCTGGTGATGCCCTCCATGTATTGGCAACGGGTCATATCCATCGTCTGCATCTATGCCTTGCTGGCGTTGAGTTTTGATTTTCTGGCACATTACGTGGGTCTGGTCTCACTCGGTGGCGCGTTTTTTATCGGAACGGGCAGCTATATTGCCGCCATTCTCAACACGTCTTTTGGATTGCCGCCCATTTTCACCATTCCGATTGCCACTGTGCTGGGGGCAGTTATCTGCACCGTTCTTTTGCTACCATGTCTTCCTCTGCGGGGGGTTTATTTTGCCATTGTCACCCTGATGTATCCGTTGCTGTTAGCGCGGGTTATCGAAGCGCTGGATGTCCTGGGCGGAACCGATGGGATTGTGGGCATCGAAAGTTTTACGAACCGTTGGATGGAGCAATATTTTATTATCGTGATGGTGCTGGTATTGCTGTTCGGCACCCGAAGATTGGTCAACCAGGATATCGGCTTAGTGTTCAGGGCGGTTAAAGACAATGATCAGTCGGTTCGGGCGTCGGGAATGAGTGTCACCCGTTACAAGACCATAGCGGTATTTATTGCCTCCGGGATCGGATGTCTGGCGGGCGCTTATCTGGTTCATCTGTATATGTGGGCCGGCCTGTCGACGCTAGCGCTGGATTTTTCCATTTTGCCGATTGCCGCCACGGTCATCGGTGGCTCCGGGACCCTGGTGGGCCCGGTTCTGGGCGCCTTCATTCTGGTGCCGATTTCAGAGCTATTGCGAGCGTTTGGGACCCTGCGTATCGTATTTTATGCCCTGATTCTGCTGGCCTTCATTATTTTTCGCAGCGAAGGCATTATGGTGTATGGCCAGCGCAAATATCATCAATTCGAAAAGTGGATTAAAGTATGA
- a CDS encoding branched-chain amino acid ABC transporter permease, which translates to MEIVIYGTINSVSLALFALGFAMVYGVSRLPNFAHGALYVTSGFITWTFINTLKLNYLVSILLTMLSTGIIGALIYQFVLIRIRGMEISEIMATYAIGLAILEGLRWGGFRGLTYTLPAFIEGSTEIFGVSVDYQRLLVVGIGAAVVAVLWLFTHYTRVGLALRGMAQDERAAMMLGIDSDVMALAAMGFGSMLAALGAVVLLPLGNIVVEAGYNVLILAIAVCIVGGLGSWIGAVLAAFIIGFAQILTVVYLGAHYQMVVALLAIIITLILRPSGLFGLQKELEERV; encoded by the coding sequence ATGGAAATTGTAATTTACGGAACGATAAACAGCGTCTCGCTGGCGCTATTTGCCCTGGGATTTGCAATGGTGTACGGCGTCAGCCGCTTACCCAATTTTGCCCACGGCGCCCTGTACGTGACCAGCGGTTTCATTACCTGGACGTTTATCAACACGCTCAAGTTGAATTATCTGGTCAGTATCCTGCTGACCATGCTGAGCACGGGTATTATCGGTGCCCTGATCTACCAGTTCGTGCTGATCCGGATCCGGGGGATGGAAATATCGGAAATTATGGCGACCTATGCCATTGGGCTGGCCATTTTAGAGGGACTGCGCTGGGGCGGATTTAGGGGCCTGACTTACACCCTGCCGGCCTTTATCGAAGGCAGCACCGAAATTTTTGGCGTATCGGTGGATTACCAACGGTTGCTGGTTGTGGGCATCGGCGCAGCGGTGGTTGCGGTACTGTGGTTGTTTACCCATTATACTCGCGTCGGTCTGGCCCTGCGCGGAATGGCCCAGGACGAGCGGGCGGCCATGATGTTGGGTATCGACTCTGATGTGATGGCGCTGGCCGCCATGGGATTCGGCTCCATGCTGGCTGCCCTGGGGGCGGTTGTGCTGCTTCCGCTGGGAAATATTGTTGTCGAAGCGGGCTATAACGTTCTTATTTTAGCTATTGCAGTTTGCATTGTCGGCGGCTTAGGCAGCTGGATTGGAGCGGTGCTGGCGGCTTTTATCATCGGTTTTGCCCAAATTTTAACGGTTGTTTACCTGGGGGCCCATTATCAGATGGTGGTTGCCTTGCTGGCGATCATCATCACCCTGATTTTAAGACCCTCCGGGTTGTTTGGACTTCAGAAAGAGCTGGAAGAGCGCGTATGA